Part of the Dreissena polymorpha isolate Duluth1 chromosome 12, UMN_Dpol_1.0, whole genome shotgun sequence genome, CAACTTAAATGGtctaaacattttaattaatatgtgGACATTTTAAAAAGGTGGAGAATATAAATATCTCCTAAAATAATTGCGTTGCAAATTACCACAGGGTATCTAATTTGTAATAATTAACTTGATGGTAACACGTTAAAGCATTATGTTGAACCTGACGAAGGTCCTCGTACGTTATGAAGAAAAAGTTGATGTATTATACTTCATTGTTACTTACTGTTCATTGTTGAAaacaatgtataaatgtatatggTTCGTTTGTAAATAAAGTACGGtatatatagttttatatttgTCTTATAgttgaaaacaattgaaacattcattatatattctaaatatgaattacaaatgtattattcatttaatataaacaGTACGAAACTGGTTTTTAGCAAGTCATATAAAGTAAGAGCAAGACTTACCTATCATTAAACGTGTTCATATGTATAAGACTTTTTTACGTGCCCTATAAGAAAGGTACACAATAATATCgagaaataatttattaaaataaatttagaacAATTTCATAGAAAACGATCAGCAGAAATGTTGTCAACAAGCATTCATATTTCCACATTTTTGATTCGTACTTGATATTGTTGTAACAAAGCCAAATCTTCTATTATACATAGACTTTAAACGAATTATTATTTAGTTCAAATATATACAACAACATATTAATGATTTCGAAGCActgaatatattaaatgatcaattcaCTTAACTTGTGTTAGAAGTTTTACGTTTTTTATACATGTGTAGATATATCAAACGATTGTCAAAACGTTTTcacgaaaaatgctcaaaacaatTTTGTTAACACTGCACATGCTTTCcagttttcatataaaaatgaataagctcaaataaatattttgaggGTATACATAAATTTGTTTCAGAGTACACACACGTTGATGTTTTAATTCCGTCAAGCCTTCCAAAACAATGTTATGGTTATACTGGTTTTAAACTATGATGTTTTATTAACGGAACACGATAACAACAATGAGAGGCATTGAACAAATAATAGTGCACGTTTATGCTTTACTAAATTGTCATTTCAAACTGGTTGTGTTACTTAACAGTACCTTTACTCGCTGGAGTCATTAGAGTGTAACATATGTTAACAGTTGATAACAGTTAAAACATCAAACGCAAAATCcaacaaatgaatacattaaACACACTGCTGTAAGCTGAGTTACAAGTAATCAATATGAAACTTAAATAACAGGGTTAACAGAAAGAGCATAAAGAGTAAGTATCACTTGAATTCTCGCGTGAACTCAAACATAATTGCACCTTGTCCGTATTTCTCGTCGGCGAGCATCACTTCTGAATGTTGTAGTTGAGATAGCTAGGCTCTCGTGGTTGGACCTTGGCTAGCACTGTTTGCAACGTTTCCTGTGTCTCGCGGTTCATTCGGGATATCATGGTCATCATTTTGTCCATGTACTGGTGGGTCTAAACAATCAAGAACACATTGTAATTTAAAGGTTATCTTAACGACATAAGCACCATCTAGATTTAAACTTGATACTTGATATTGCTTACAAATACATGCTAAGCATACCGATTGCTATCAAAGTCAAAACAATCTATGCAATTAAGTCCTGTCAGCGTTTTACTTGCATGAACCCATTTTGAGATATGTAAAAAGCTCCGATATGATCATAACCTCGCATAATAAGTTAGAATTTACGACCCAAAGTGTCTAAAACCTCTCACGACAGGAAACCATTCAATACccttttttcataaaaaagaaacactGTTAGACTAGGAATAATCACACTTTTCATCACGCACAACTTATTCCATTCTATAAATAATTCAAGTCGTGATTTAGAAATGCGTGGTCAGTTTCTGCtaattattcaaatgcatttGCAAGAACATGTTGTTAATCATTTTCAAAAACCACCATTATCACAAATCAGTAACAGGCATGCAATGTGCCAGCAAAAGTATTTACAGTTGTATTCGATGTCAGCCCCGCTCTCtcaaaatatcattaaatgaCAAAGACGTTCCATGACATGCTAACTAGAGTCATTAGTTCGCGGACAAATCATCAACTTCAAACCTCTAGCATAGTATATTGCCAGACTAACACGTTTCATATTTGATTAAGGTAAGCATTAACCGTAGAGTCTCAACATATCCTGTTAGCCCATAAGGGACATGGGGTAATACACTAATCTGGATTAGAAAAATATGTTTCTGAAATGTATGTGTTTGAGTGACCGTATACACAATtgcataacacataaatgaatgtaaaccATGCCATAGCcgtttataatatgtatatttataaacatcCACACACACGGCAATACCCTAACTATAGTATTTTTCTATGAGCTTATGTGTTATTGATGGTGTATTAATCTAGGATTAACCATTATAGTTCAAACAATTTCATTGTTCACCAGTTGAGGGTATATTACCAATAAAACGAATACAAATGTTATTAGTTTTTcacattataatattttgttatggcCTGATAAAGGTCAAGAGTGAAAGTATATGTTTAatatgatgataaatacaataatattagctCTTTCATGATACAATACGTAAAACATTGTCCATTTAGTTCATGCTTTAACAAATGATCGACATTAACTTGAGCTTCAAATGATTATACCTAATGgcactttataatattattggACTTCAGTGATTTGAATAATTCACGTTGTTTATCGATTCAAGGGCTCGACATTTCAGTTAGCAATCATGCCTTTGTACACTTACCGCTGTGTGAAACAAACACATCGTAGAATCCTCGTCCTCACCGTTTGGGCAATGTATTTTGTGGTCACAGAGCGAGTAAAAGTCAATACAGTGGATTCGGCCCAAACTGTCAGGTGTGGGGCAAGCCAGTAATTCCGTGTTGTCGTCAGATGGACCGCAcactaaaatattgaaaatattcgTTTTCTAGCATGCTGTTTTTACTGAATAAAACTAAAGTTAATTTATTATATTCTATACTTAATATGTGTTaatatgtgttttgatatcaagTATGATCGTGCGTCTCGGAATTTTTTGTATTACGATAA contains:
- the LOC127854105 gene encoding uncharacterized protein LOC127854105, with amino-acid sequence MNIETLIISITALLCLQITHVWTAREKSKGCKSGKCKFKLNDRLRILRDLSQTFYPGTKLVDIKLKSLHNRNLDGQFGTLHKDDTMGYEVPKFVCGPSDDNTELLACPTPDSLGRIHCIDFYSLCDHKIHCPNGEDEDSTMCLFHTATHQYMDKMMTMISRMNRETQETLQTVLAKVQPREPSYLNYNIQK